The Dunckerocampus dactyliophorus isolate RoL2022-P2 chromosome 16, RoL_Ddac_1.1, whole genome shotgun sequence genome includes a window with the following:
- the timd4 gene encoding T-cell immunoglobulin and mucin domain-containing protein 4, which translates to MRVKNTQPTFSIESMKSLLLSVTHTHTHTHTHTQTQRSVSVCRRASFMTTGVTMASASLRCRLTPQLFTTVFLLSGGHFVPASCYKVTEGGVASLSCEYSVQRFGLSRVCWGRGCGTLWCSNILIQTDENGVVSTAEDRYRLTGDVLEGQLDLDILNVRRTDSGLYCCRVDIDGLFNDKKVIMNLRVVKASINSATTTSATTMTTTQVTEASTYRENRQMLQSPQLDLVKRNSTMLHSTTITVVNSPASLSLQINVPVLSLSLTVLIMLAAFLLSMAFKRGLHRPGLRSGCFSSEEPPHIIYEIRMRRPVQENIYTLD; encoded by the exons ATGAGGGTGAAAAACACACAGCCGACATTCAGCATTGAATCAATGAAGTCTTTATTActgtctgtcacacacacacacacacacacacacacacacacacaaactcagaGGTCCGTCAGTGTGTGTCGGCGCGCGTCATTTATGACCACAGGCGTCACGATGGCCTCTGCGTCGCTTCGCTGCCGCCTTACACCTCAGCTCTTCACCACCGTGTTCCTCCTGTCAG GTGGCCATTTTGTTCCGGCTTCCTGTTATAAAGTGACAGAAGGGGGCGTGGCCTCGTTGTCCTGTGAGTACTCGGTGCAGCGTTTCGGCTTGAGTCGGGTGTGCTGGGGTCGGGGCTGTGGGACGCTGTGGTGCAGCAACATCCTAATCCAGACGGATGAGAACGGCGTCGTGTCCACG GCGGAAGACCGGTACCGACTAACAGGAGACGTCctggaaggacagctggaccTGGACATCCTGAATGTGAGGCGGACCGACAGCGGGCTGTACTGCTGCAGGGTGGACATCGACGGACTCTTCAATGACAAGAAGGTGATCATGAACCTGCGGGTGGTGAAAG CTTCAATCAACAGCGCTACaacgacatcagcaacaacaatgacaacaactcAAGTCACAGAGGCGTCCACTTACAGAG AAAACAGGCAAATGCTCCAGTCGCCTCAGCTGGACCTTGTAAAGAGGAACTCAACAATGCTGCACTCCACCACCATCACT gTGGTCAACTCACCAGCGTCGCTGTCCCTTCAAATCAACGTTCCCGTCCTCTCTTTGTCCCTCACTGTGCTGATCATGCTGGCGGCGTTTCTTCTGTCTATGGCCTTCAAGC GGGGGTTACACAGACCAGGTTTAAGGAGTGGCTG
- the pgap2 gene encoding post-GPI attachment to proteins factor 2 isoform X3 encodes MQLPRMLQGPYRNLDGDRPLFQLPYTIFTIGTLALPITGLVVSLFVALIYHFEDAIYTHCRVSNYLPSISAAISRVPERYIWRCCIALHSAPRLLMAASYFSFYRRRFAAKLPELVLSGMALLCSLTENSALLLLTYVASTEDYTVHKNCFFVFIVSSLLHMLITCRLWHVINRRYVSPEEVKSYRWKLRLFLFNVSSCVAAAYFFRRHNQHCEAGGSNKSTVLPRNIAGRLSRPRYSQNT; translated from the exons ATGCAGTTACCCAGGATGCTTCAGGGGCCATACCGGAACCTGGACGGGGATCGCCCGCTTTTCCAGCTCCCCTACACCATCTTCACCATCGGGACACTTGCGCTCCCTATTACTGGACTTGTTGTCTCCCTGTTCGTTGCTCTCATATACCACTTTGAAGATgctatatacacacactgtcGT GTGTCCAATTACCTCCCGTCCATCAGTGCCGCCATCAGCCGCGTGCCGGAGCGCTACATCTGGCGCTGCTGCATCGCCTTGCACTCGGCTCCCCGGCTCCTGATGGCCGCCTCTTATTTTAGCTTCTATCGCCGTCGCTTCGCTGCAAAGCTTCCTGAGCTGGTCCTGAGCGGGATGGCGTTGTTGTGCAGCCTCACGGAAAACTCTGCCCTGTTGCTGCTCACATACGTGGCGTCCACAGAGGACTACA CTGTTCACAAAAACTGCTTCTTCGTGTTCATCGTGAGCTCGCTGCTGCACATGCTCATTACGTGCAGACTGTGGCATGTCATCAACAGACGCTATGTGAGCCCAGAG GAGGTGAAGTCGTACAGGTGGAAGCTGCGCCTGTTCTTGTTCAACGTGAGCAGCTGCGTGGCGGCTGCGTACTTCTTCAGACGCCACAACCAGCACTGCGAGGCCGGAG GGTCAAACAAATCTACAGTtctccctcgcaatatcgctgGTCGATTATCGCGCCCTCGCTATAgtcaaaacacataa
- the pgap2 gene encoding post-GPI attachment to proteins factor 2 isoform X1 yields the protein MQLPRMLQGPYRNLDGDRPLFQLPYTIFTIGTLALPITGLVVSLFVALIYHFEDAIYTHCRVSNYLPSISAAISRVPERYIWRCCIALHSAPRLLMAASYFSFYRRRFAAKLPELVLSGMALLCSLTENSALLLLTYVASTEDYTVHKNCFFVFIVSSLLHMLITCRLWHVINRRYVSPEEVKSYRWKLRLFLFNVSSCVAAAYFFRRHNQHCEAGVYTLFALCEYLVVFSNIAFHGTVYWDFENQMVMVATPPEDKRY from the exons ATGCAGTTACCCAGGATGCTTCAGGGGCCATACCGGAACCTGGACGGGGATCGCCCGCTTTTCCAGCTCCCCTACACCATCTTCACCATCGGGACACTTGCGCTCCCTATTACTGGACTTGTTGTCTCCCTGTTCGTTGCTCTCATATACCACTTTGAAGATgctatatacacacactgtcGT GTGTCCAATTACCTCCCGTCCATCAGTGCCGCCATCAGCCGCGTGCCGGAGCGCTACATCTGGCGCTGCTGCATCGCCTTGCACTCGGCTCCCCGGCTCCTGATGGCCGCCTCTTATTTTAGCTTCTATCGCCGTCGCTTCGCTGCAAAGCTTCCTGAGCTGGTCCTGAGCGGGATGGCGTTGTTGTGCAGCCTCACGGAAAACTCTGCCCTGTTGCTGCTCACATACGTGGCGTCCACAGAGGACTACA CTGTTCACAAAAACTGCTTCTTCGTGTTCATCGTGAGCTCGCTGCTGCACATGCTCATTACGTGCAGACTGTGGCATGTCATCAACAGACGCTATGTGAGCCCAGAG GAGGTGAAGTCGTACAGGTGGAAGCTGCGCCTGTTCTTGTTCAACGTGAGCAGCTGCGTGGCGGCTGCGTACTTCTTCAGACGCCACAACCAGCACTGCGAGGCCGGAG TCTACACGCTGTTTGCCCTGTGTGAGTACCTGGTGGTCTTCTCCAACATAGCTTTCCACGGCACGGTGTACTGGGACTTTGAAAACCAAATGGTCATGGTGGCCACACCCCCTGAAGACAAACGATACTGA
- the pgap2 gene encoding post-GPI attachment to proteins factor 2 isoform X2 gives MLQGPYRNLDGDRPLFQLPYTIFTIGTLALPITGLVVSLFVALIYHFEDAIYTHCRVSNYLPSISAAISRVPERYIWRCCIALHSAPRLLMAASYFSFYRRRFAAKLPELVLSGMALLCSLTENSALLLLTYVASTEDYTVHKNCFFVFIVSSLLHMLITCRLWHVINRRYVSPEEVKSYRWKLRLFLFNVSSCVAAAYFFRRHNQHCEAGVYTLFALCEYLVVFSNIAFHGTVYWDFENQMVMVATPPEDKRY, from the exons ATGCTTCAGGGGCCATACCGGAACCTGGACGGGGATCGCCCGCTTTTCCAGCTCCCCTACACCATCTTCACCATCGGGACACTTGCGCTCCCTATTACTGGACTTGTTGTCTCCCTGTTCGTTGCTCTCATATACCACTTTGAAGATgctatatacacacactgtcGT GTGTCCAATTACCTCCCGTCCATCAGTGCCGCCATCAGCCGCGTGCCGGAGCGCTACATCTGGCGCTGCTGCATCGCCTTGCACTCGGCTCCCCGGCTCCTGATGGCCGCCTCTTATTTTAGCTTCTATCGCCGTCGCTTCGCTGCAAAGCTTCCTGAGCTGGTCCTGAGCGGGATGGCGTTGTTGTGCAGCCTCACGGAAAACTCTGCCCTGTTGCTGCTCACATACGTGGCGTCCACAGAGGACTACA CTGTTCACAAAAACTGCTTCTTCGTGTTCATCGTGAGCTCGCTGCTGCACATGCTCATTACGTGCAGACTGTGGCATGTCATCAACAGACGCTATGTGAGCCCAGAG GAGGTGAAGTCGTACAGGTGGAAGCTGCGCCTGTTCTTGTTCAACGTGAGCAGCTGCGTGGCGGCTGCGTACTTCTTCAGACGCCACAACCAGCACTGCGAGGCCGGAG TCTACACGCTGTTTGCCCTGTGTGAGTACCTGGTGGTCTTCTCCAACATAGCTTTCCACGGCACGGTGTACTGGGACTTTGAAAACCAAATGGTCATGGTGGCCACACCCCCTGAAGACAAACGATACTGA
- the rhogb gene encoding ras homolog family member Gb — MQTIKCVVVGDGAVGKTCLLISYTTGAFPKEYIPTVFDNYSSQITVDSRIISLNLWDTAGQEEYDRLRTLSYPQTNVFIICFSISSPASYENVKHKWHPEVSHHCPGVPILLVGTKSDLRNDAEIQRKLKEQNQAPITHHQGATLARQIHALRYLECSALNQDGIKDVFTEAVRAFLNPEPVVSKKPCVLL; from the exons ATGCAAACCATAAAGTGTGTGGTCGTCGGCGACGGCGCTGTGGGAAAGACTTGCCTCCTCATCTCCTACACCACTGGAGCCTTTCCCAAAGAGTACATCCCCACGGTGTTTGACAACTACAGCAGCCAG ATAACAGTGGACAGCAGAATCATCAGTCTAAACCTGTGGGACACGGCAGGCCAAGAGGAGTACGACCGCCTGAGGACGCTGTCTTACCCTCAGACCAACGTCTTCATCATCTGCTTCTCCATCTCAAGCCCCGCCTCCTACgagaatgtcaaacacaaatggCACCCTGAG GTGTCACATCACTGTCCCGGCGTCCCCATCCTCTTGGTGGGCACCAAGAGCGACCTCCGAAACGACGCGGAGATCCAGAGGAAGCTGAAGGAGCAGAACCAGGCGCCCATCACTCACCACCAGGGCGCCACCCTCGCTCGGCAGATCCACGCCCTCCGCTACCTGGAGTGCTCCGCCCTGAACCAGGACGGCATTAAGGACGTGTTCACTGAAGCCGTGAGGGCGTTCCTCAACCCCGAGCCTGTCGTCAGCAAGAAACCTTGCGTGCTGCTCTAG
- the LOC129168661 gene encoding stromal interaction molecule 1-like isoform X2, whose product MECVCLWLVCVCVLNVPSVSAHGGPDKGDHPRLDHQHHHSNANTNSDLCVIDQQLCQDENALLSFEAICSIHKLMDDDADGAVDATETDEFLREDLKYHDPKAKHSSFHRVDLRISVEDMWDAWKTSEVYNWTCEQVEEWLQLSVELPQYAETFRTHGLDGKALPRLAVKNTTLTTSLLKILDRSHAQKLQLKALDTVLFGPPPGRQNRWKDLVLGVSILAALGGCWFAYVQTRKSRDDLGKLMKDLEGLQRAEQSLLDLQEKLQKAQEEQRCVQVEKVKVEEELRSEINTAKQEAQRLQELREGTENERSRQKYAEEELEQVRMALKKAERELESRARWAPPEALQTWLQLTHEVEVQYYNIKKQSAERQLLQAREGAEKIKKKRSSLFGTFHVAHSSSLDDVDHKILSAKQALAEVTAALREKLHRWQQIESLTGFCLVTNAGLGALAAALNLDPSFLGLRPSTPQHLLLSDDLDDMDEDILSPGTLQYAAWQMDRRVSDLWPLSSIADNQSPWKLSVQNLMPQQQRMGDPAMMFSSQRDIMDRSDSDSALPLSHGESRGMYGSKPFLLASKLHPLQGQTPRFRGGGGLEKSSSLGELRGTSAAFLSSSCSTRSLCITPDSTDGLILCSSLPGSSSGGTGVHTPPRWSPVEEEDGREEGESSGGRRRNAFNKIFKKKK is encoded by the exons atggagtgtgtgtgtttgtggctggtgtgtgtgtgcgtcctgAATGTGCCGAGTGTCAGCGCTCACGGCGGACCAGACAAGGGTGACCACCCCCGCCTGGACCACCAACATCACCATTCCAACGCCAACACTAACTCAG ATCTGTGCGTCATCGACCAGCAGCTCTGTCAAGATGAGAACGCCTTGCTGAGTTTTGAGGCCATCTGCAGCATCCACAAACTGATGGACGACGATGCAGACGGCGCGGTGGACGCGACCGAGACGGACGAG TTTCTGCGGGAGGACCTCAAGTATCACGACCCGAAGGCCAAGCACAGCAGCTTCCATCGTGTGGACTTGCGCATTAGCGTAGAGGACATGTGGGACGCCTGGAAGACCTCAGAAG TGTACAACTGGACATGCGAGCAGGTGGAAGAGTGGCTGCAGCTCAGCGTCGAGCTTCCTCAATACGCAGAAACCTTCCGCACACACGGGCTGGACGGCAAGGCGTTACCGAG GCTGGCAGTGAAGAACACCACCTTGACCACGTCCCTGTTAAAGATCTTGGACCGGAGTCATGCCCAGAAACTGCAGCTGAAGGCTCTAGATACGGTGCTGTTTGGACCACCACCAG GTCGACAAAACCGTTGGAAGGACCTGGTTCTGGGTGTGTCCATCCTGGCGGCGCTAGGCGGATGCTGGTTCGCGTACGTCCAGACGAGGAAGTCCAGAGACGACCTGGGCAAGCTGATGAAGGATTTGGAGGGTCTTCAGAGGGCTGAGCAGAGTTTGCTGGACCTGCAGGAGAA gCTGCAGAAGGCTCAGGAAGAGCAGCGCTGCGTTCAGGTGGAGAAGgtgaaggtggaggaggagctgaggagcgagatcaacacggccAAGCAGGAAGCTCAGCGTCTCCAAGAGCTGCGTGAGGGCACCGAGAACGAGAGGAGTCGTCAGAAATACGCCGAGGAGGAACTAGAGCAG GTGAGGATGGCGCTAAAGAAGGCAGAGAGGGAGCTGGAATCACGGGCTCGCTGGGCGCCACCGGAAGCCCTGCAGACGTGGCTGCAGCTGACGCACGAGGTGGAAGTGCAGTACTACAACATCAAAAAGCAGAGCGCAGAGAGGCAGCTGCTCCAAGCCAGAGAAGGG GCCGAGAAGATCAAAAAGAAGAGGAGTTCTCTATTTGGGACCTTTCATGTGGCTCACAGCTCCTCCTTAGATGATGTCGACCACAAGATCCTCTCTGCCAA ACAGGCCCTGGCCGAGGTGACGGCCGCGCTACGAGAGAAGCTGCACCGCTGGCAGCAGATCGAGTCCCTCACTGGCTTCTGTTTGGTCACCAACGCGGGTCTTGGGGCGCTGGCCGCCGCCCTCAACCTGGACCCGTCCTTCCTGGGCCTGAGACCCTCGACCCCACAGCATCTCTTACTGTCCGACGACCTCGATGACATGGACGAGGACATCCTGTCGCCTGGAACGCTGCAAT ATGCAGCCTGGCAGATGGACCGACGAGTAAGTGACCTGTGGCCTTTGAGCAGCATTGCAGACAACCAATCGCCATGGAAACTCTCTG TTCAGAATCTGATGCCCCAGCAGCAAAGGATGGGAGACCCAGCTATGATGTTCAGCTCTCAGAG AGACATAATGGACCGCTCAGACTCTGACTCCGCCCTCCCGCTCTCTCACGGTGAATCCAGAGGCATGTACGGCTCCAAGCCCTTCCTACTTGCGTCTAAGCTCCACCCCCTGCAGGGTCAGACACCCAGATTTAGAGGAGGGGGAGGCCTGGAGAAGAGCTCAAGCCTGGGAGAGCTGAGGGGCACGTCTGCCgccttcctctcctcctcctgctccacccgCTCCCTCTGCATCACGCCCGACAGCACCGACGGTCTCATCCTCTGCTCCTCGCTCCCGGGCTCGTCTAGCGGAGGGACGGGCGTCCACACTCCCCCCAGGTGGAGCCccgtggaggaggaggatgggcgCGAGGAGGGTGAGTCGTCGGGCGGACGCAGGAGAAACGCCTTCAATAAaattttcaagaagaaaaagTGA
- the LOC129168661 gene encoding stromal interaction molecule 1-like isoform X1, whose translation MECVCLWLVCVCVLNVPSVSAHGGPDKGDHPRLDHQHHHSNANTNSDLCVIDQQLCQDENALLSFEAICSIHKLMDDDADGAVDATETDEFLREDLKYHDPKAKHSSFHRVDLRISVEDMWDAWKTSEVYNWTCEQVEEWLQLSVELPQYAETFRTHGLDGKALPRLAVKNTTLTTSLLKILDRSHAQKLQLKALDTVLFGPPPGRQNRWKDLVLGVSILAALGGCWFAYVQTRKSRDDLGKLMKDLEGLQRAEQSLLDLQEKLQKAQEEQRCVQVEKVKVEEELRSEINTAKQEAQRLQELREGTENERSRQKYAEEELEQVRMALKKAERELESRARWAPPEALQTWLQLTHEVEVQYYNIKKQSAERQLLQAREGAEKIKKKRSSLFGTFHVAHSSSLDDVDHKILSAKQALAEVTAALREKLHRWQQIESLTGFCLVTNAGLGALAAALNLDPSFLGLRPSTPQHLLLSDDLDDMDEDILSPGTLQYAAWQMDRRVSDLWPLSSIADNQSPWKLSVQNLMPQQQRMGDPAMMFSSQRLVDGRGPHQQEGCGLITCPPRGPRQTRSRSIGQLEFLPVPTTPLSSSLSHPCISPASAAPPPCAPALALCCPPVSKSSYMEGTTRFSALLLQSSYSLEAYSPSHAGGTAMSGRQRCRSGSSGDIMDRSDSDSALPLSHGESRGMYGSKPFLLASKLHPLQGQTPRFRGGGGLEKSSSLGELRGTSAAFLSSSCSTRSLCITPDSTDGLILCSSLPGSSSGGTGVHTPPRWSPVEEEDGREEGESSGGRRRNAFNKIFKKKK comes from the exons atggagtgtgtgtgtttgtggctggtgtgtgtgtgcgtcctgAATGTGCCGAGTGTCAGCGCTCACGGCGGACCAGACAAGGGTGACCACCCCCGCCTGGACCACCAACATCACCATTCCAACGCCAACACTAACTCAG ATCTGTGCGTCATCGACCAGCAGCTCTGTCAAGATGAGAACGCCTTGCTGAGTTTTGAGGCCATCTGCAGCATCCACAAACTGATGGACGACGATGCAGACGGCGCGGTGGACGCGACCGAGACGGACGAG TTTCTGCGGGAGGACCTCAAGTATCACGACCCGAAGGCCAAGCACAGCAGCTTCCATCGTGTGGACTTGCGCATTAGCGTAGAGGACATGTGGGACGCCTGGAAGACCTCAGAAG TGTACAACTGGACATGCGAGCAGGTGGAAGAGTGGCTGCAGCTCAGCGTCGAGCTTCCTCAATACGCAGAAACCTTCCGCACACACGGGCTGGACGGCAAGGCGTTACCGAG GCTGGCAGTGAAGAACACCACCTTGACCACGTCCCTGTTAAAGATCTTGGACCGGAGTCATGCCCAGAAACTGCAGCTGAAGGCTCTAGATACGGTGCTGTTTGGACCACCACCAG GTCGACAAAACCGTTGGAAGGACCTGGTTCTGGGTGTGTCCATCCTGGCGGCGCTAGGCGGATGCTGGTTCGCGTACGTCCAGACGAGGAAGTCCAGAGACGACCTGGGCAAGCTGATGAAGGATTTGGAGGGTCTTCAGAGGGCTGAGCAGAGTTTGCTGGACCTGCAGGAGAA gCTGCAGAAGGCTCAGGAAGAGCAGCGCTGCGTTCAGGTGGAGAAGgtgaaggtggaggaggagctgaggagcgagatcaacacggccAAGCAGGAAGCTCAGCGTCTCCAAGAGCTGCGTGAGGGCACCGAGAACGAGAGGAGTCGTCAGAAATACGCCGAGGAGGAACTAGAGCAG GTGAGGATGGCGCTAAAGAAGGCAGAGAGGGAGCTGGAATCACGGGCTCGCTGGGCGCCACCGGAAGCCCTGCAGACGTGGCTGCAGCTGACGCACGAGGTGGAAGTGCAGTACTACAACATCAAAAAGCAGAGCGCAGAGAGGCAGCTGCTCCAAGCCAGAGAAGGG GCCGAGAAGATCAAAAAGAAGAGGAGTTCTCTATTTGGGACCTTTCATGTGGCTCACAGCTCCTCCTTAGATGATGTCGACCACAAGATCCTCTCTGCCAA ACAGGCCCTGGCCGAGGTGACGGCCGCGCTACGAGAGAAGCTGCACCGCTGGCAGCAGATCGAGTCCCTCACTGGCTTCTGTTTGGTCACCAACGCGGGTCTTGGGGCGCTGGCCGCCGCCCTCAACCTGGACCCGTCCTTCCTGGGCCTGAGACCCTCGACCCCACAGCATCTCTTACTGTCCGACGACCTCGATGACATGGACGAGGACATCCTGTCGCCTGGAACGCTGCAAT ATGCAGCCTGGCAGATGGACCGACGAGTAAGTGACCTGTGGCCTTTGAGCAGCATTGCAGACAACCAATCGCCATGGAAACTCTCTG TTCAGAATCTGATGCCCCAGCAGCAAAGGATGGGAGACCCAGCTATGATGTTCAGCTCTCAGAGGTTGGTAGATGGGAGGGGCCCGCATCAACAGGAAGGGTGTGGCCTAATTACCTGCCCTCCCAGGGGCCCTCGGCAGACACGCAGTCGCTCCATTGGCCAGCTGGAATTCCTCCCAGTACCCACCACCCCTCTCTCCTCCTCGCTCTCGCACCCCTGCATCTCCCCGGCCtctgctgctcctcctccttgcGCCCCTGCACTTGCACTCTGTTGTCCTCCTGTCTCCAAATCCTCCTACATGGAGGGAACCACTCGCTTTTCTGCTCTGCTCCTCCAGTCCTCTTACTCTCTGGAGGCGTACAGCCCTTCGCATGCGGGGGGCACTGCGATGAGCGGAAGGCAGCGTTGTCGATCCGGCAGCTCTGG AGACATAATGGACCGCTCAGACTCTGACTCCGCCCTCCCGCTCTCTCACGGTGAATCCAGAGGCATGTACGGCTCCAAGCCCTTCCTACTTGCGTCTAAGCTCCACCCCCTGCAGGGTCAGACACCCAGATTTAGAGGAGGGGGAGGCCTGGAGAAGAGCTCAAGCCTGGGAGAGCTGAGGGGCACGTCTGCCgccttcctctcctcctcctgctccacccgCTCCCTCTGCATCACGCCCGACAGCACCGACGGTCTCATCCTCTGCTCCTCGCTCCCGGGCTCGTCTAGCGGAGGGACGGGCGTCCACACTCCCCCCAGGTGGAGCCccgtggaggaggaggatgggcgCGAGGAGGGTGAGTCGTCGGGCGGACGCAGGAGAAACGCCTTCAATAAaattttcaagaagaaaaagTGA
- the dub gene encoding duboraya, with amino-acid sequence MSEEPPGFERNMQGGRAQETQEEALSRPSVAELAGRFKGSSSPTQDAAVRETERPVRRRPPRSLQLPKIHGDEREMSAGVTSPVKVKRNSALIEKLQANLALSPSALLPSPKSPGFRLLPLFSPPPSPSPTAGTPLSTLSPSSPVSTCLLVTEEEGPTSFEAPPTAMEGSLLTNINKGRARHSLRRRPPSRRHRKSSSGDEVGVATEQTDTPSSQLDHETTERDGEGRLFNNKNGDHVEESKSDETKPNYDVTLQREDEDKEEEGGEDQKSDGVGEEEGNKEKSSGDDQNNPKEQKSNGSTCQS; translated from the exons ATGAGTGAAGAGCCGCCTGGCTTCGAGAGGAATATGCAGGGAGGACGTGCGCAAGAAACACAG GAGGAGGCTCTGTCACGACCCTCAGTGGCTGAACTTGCCGGAAGGTTCAAAGGTTCATCATCTCCTACACAAGATGCTGCTGTCAGAGAAACG GAAAGGCCTGTGAGACGTCGACCTCCTCGCTCCTTGCAACTGCCCAAAATCCATGGAGACGAAAGGGAG ATGTCTGCAGGTGTCACCTCTCCAGTAAAAGTCAAGAGGAACTCAGCTCTGATTGAGAAGCTTCAG GCCAACCTTGCTCTGTCCCCCTCAGCCCTGCTGCCCTCTCCCAAGAGCCCCGGCTTCAGGCTGCTACCGCTCTTCAGCCCACCGCCCTCCCCCAGCCCCACGGCGGGCACCCCTTTATCCACATTGAGCCCTTCCAGCCCCGTCTCCACATGTTTGCTGGTGACTGAGGAGGAGGGGCCGACCTCATTTGAAGCCCCTCCCACAGCAATGGAGGGATCTCTCCTGACGAACATCAACAAG GGTCGAGCTCGCCACTCCCTCAGGCGACGCCCTCCGTCCCGTCGCCACAGAAAGTCCAGCAGTGGTGACGAAGTGGGCGTGGCCACAGAGCAGACAGACACACCCTCAAGCCAACTGGACCATGAAACAACAGAGCGGGACGGAGAAGGAAGACTCTTCAACAATAAAAATGGAGACCATGTAGAGGAAAGCAAATCCgatgaaaccaaaccaaactatgACGTCACTCTCCAAAGAGAAGATGaagacaaggaggaggagggtggagAAGACCAGAAGAGTGATGGAGTCGGAGAGGAGGAAGGAAACAAGGAGAAAAGCTCAGGAGACGATCAAAACAAtccaaaagaacaaaaaagcaAT GGTTCCACGTGTCAGAGTTGA